In one window of Musa acuminata AAA Group cultivar baxijiao chromosome BXJ3-2, Cavendish_Baxijiao_AAA, whole genome shotgun sequence DNA:
- the LOC135631356 gene encoding flavonoid 3',5'-hydroxylase 2-like produces the protein MALDTVLVAGILLSVLVHLLLRRRLQSIRRLPLPPGPAGIPILGSLPQIGPMPHASLASLAVRYGPIMYLKMGTGGVVVASSASSASSFLKGLDLQFANRPFAISRKDVTYDCQNFVFANYGPRWKLFRKLCNLHFLGSKALADWAPIRRDEIGRVLRSMLESSRNSRPVAVSEALVCANANIIGQVLLSRRVFESQGEESNQFKDAITELLTWSGKFNIGDFVPAIAWMDVQGVQRHMRQLHIKIDALITALLAEHEATAHERKGRPDVVDLVMANRVDADGVSLSDVNIKAFISDMFIAGTDTSSVIIEWALAEMLRKPTILQRAQDEMDRVIGKTRRLEESDIPNLPFLRAISKEVLRLHPSTPLSLPHYTPEACEVDGYYIPKGTRLLVNIWAIGRDPNVWEDPLEFKPERFLSGRNANIEPLGHDFELIPFGAGRRICVGMHAGLLMVQYVLGTLVHSFNWKLVDDIQVLDMEEKFGLVLPKKVSLKAIVSPRLVGSAYM, from the exons ATGGCTCTCGATACTGTTCTCGTCGCCGGCATCCTCTTGAGCGTCCTTGTCCACCTTCTCCTCCGCCGCAGACTCCAATCCATCCGCCGGCTCCCGCTCCCTCCTGGTCCAGCGGGCATCCCAATCCTCGGCTCGCTACCGCAGATCGGCCCCATGCCCCACGCCTCGCTCGCTAGCCTCGCCGTACGTTACGGCCCCATTATGTACCTCAAGATGGGCACCGGAGGGGTCGTGGTCGCCTCCTCCGCCAGTTCTGCCAGCTCCTTTCTCAAGGGGCTCGACCTTCAGTTCGCCAACCGCCCCTTCGCCATCAGCCGGAAGGACGTCACCTACGACTGCCAGAACTTCGTGTTCGCCAACTACGGGCCTCGCTGGAAGCTCTTCCGCAAGCTCTGTAACCTCCACTTCCTCGGCAGCAAGGCGCTGGCCGACTGGGCACCGATTCGCCGCGACGAGATCGGTCGCGTCCTCCGCTCCATGCTCGAGTCGAGCCGGAACTCGCGGCCGGTGGCGGTGTCGGAGGCACTGGTGTGCGCCAACGCCAACATCATCGGGCAGGTGCTGCTTTCGCGGCGGGTGTTCGAATCGCAGGGGGAGGAGTCGAACCAGTTCAAGGACGCGATCACGGAGCTGCTGACGTGGTCGGGGAAGTTCAACATCGGCGACTTCGTGCCGGCGATCGCGTGGATGGACGTGCAGGGGGTGCAGCGGCACATGCGTCAGCTGCATATCAAGATAGACGCTCTGATCACGGCTCTCTTGGCGGAGCACGAGGCGACGGCGCACGAGCGCAAGGGGAGGCCGGACGTGGTGGATCTTGTGATGGCTAACAGAGTGGACGCCGATGGCGTGTCGCTTTCTGACGTCAACATCAAGGCCTTTATCTCT GATATGTTTATCGCCGGAACTGATACATCCTCCGTCATAATCGAGTGGGCGCTCGCAGAAATGCTAAGGAAGCCAACCATCCTGCAGCGAGCTCAAGATGAGATGGACAGAGTAATCGGGAAGACCCGTAGGCTTGAAGAGTCTGACATACCAAATCTTCCCTTCCTACGGGCCATATCCAAAGAGGTGTTACGATTGCACCCTTCGACGCCGCTGAGCCTTCCACACTACACGCCCGAAGCATGTGAGGTGGACGGCTACTACATCCCCAAAGGCACACGTCTTCTGGTCAACATATGGGCCATCGGAAGAGATCCCAATGTGTGGGAAGATCCACTGGAGTTTAAACCAGAGAGGTTCTTGAGCGGTAGGAACGCCAACATCGAGCCACTGGGTCACGACTTCGAGTTGATTCCATTCGGTGCTGGGCGAAGGATCTGCGTGGGGATGCATGCAGGACTCCTCATGGTACAGTACGTGCTGGGGACTTTGGTGCACTCGTTCAACTGGAAGCTTGTCGATGACATCCAAGTGCTGGACATGGAGGAGAAGTTTGGGTTGGTGCTCCCAAAGAAGGTGTCCCTTAAGGCGATAGTTAGCCCACGCCTCGTGGGAAGTGCCTATATGTGA